The sequence below is a genomic window from Halolamina litorea.
CGATCTTCTCGATGATCGTCGACGTGCTCATCTTCACGTCGTAGGCGTCGATCTGGACGTGGCCCCAGTGGAGCACCTCGGGGTAGTCCCAGCCGAAGTAGTCGTAGACGAAGCGCTGGCGCTTCGCGGAGTCCTGCAGGTCGATCCCGCGGATGATGTGGGTGACGCCCGTGAGGTGGTCGTCGATCCCGCTCTGGAAGTCGAGCATCGGCCAGCAGCGGTAGTCCGCGGCGACCTCGCGGGGGTGTGGGGTGTCGACCATCCGGAACGCGACCCAGTCACGCAGCGCAGGGTTCTTGTGCTCGATGTCGGTCTTGACCCGGAGCACCATCTCGCCGGAACTGTACTCACCGGCGACCATGTCCTCGAACTCCTCGTGGACCGTCTCGACGTCCTTGTCGCGGTGCGGGCAGGCCTCGGCGTCGTTCTTGAGGTTCGAGAACGTCTCGCCCGAGCAGGAGCAGGTGTAGGCGCCGCCCTCGTCGATGAGGTTCCGGGCGTGCTCGTAGTAGGTCTCGACGCGGTCGGAGGCTTTCAGCACCTCGTCGGGGGTGAACCCGAGGTAGTCGATGTCGTCGAGGATGGCGTCGTAGGCGTCGAGGTCCGGCCGTTTCGTCTCGGGGTCGGTGTCGTCGAACCGGACGATGAAGTGGCCGTCGTAGATCTCCTCGGTGTAGGTGCCCATCACCGACGGCATGCGGGCGTGGCCGAGGTGCCACGGGCCGTTGGGGTTCGGCGCCGCGCGCATCCGGATCTCGTCGTACTCCTCGGCGTTCGGGAGGTCCGGGAGGATCTGGTCGTCCTCCTCCTCCTCGGCCATCAACTCCTCGTACAGTTCCTCGTCGAGTTCCTGCAGGCGTGCCGCCTGCTCGTCGGCGTCGAGGCCGTTGACCCGCGAGACGACCGGAGCGACGACGCCCGCGATCTCGTCGCCGTACTGGCGGAAGTCGGGGTTCTCGCCCATCAGCGGCCCCATGATCGGGCCGACCGCGGCGTCGCTACCGTGTTCGAGCGCGTTGAACAGGGCGTGCTTCTCGGCCTCCCGTTCGACCCGCTCGCGGATGTCGTCGTCCATTACGTGGGACTATCGGCGGTGTTCGCAAAAAGGGTGTGAATCGGCCGTCGCCGGCGCTCCTACTCCCGGTGGTACGCGCCCCACTTCGGAAGCGAGCGGCGGTAGAGCCCCAGCCCGGCCGCACCGAGTACCACTCCACCCAGACCCAGCGCCGCCAACAGCTCCACCGACACCGGCGCCAGCGCGAACGCGACCACGAGGATCGGGATCAGCGGGAGCGCGATCGCGGCGCCGAACGCTGCGTACAGCCCCGTGTCGAACAGGAACTCGTTGGGCGAGAGCCCGGCGAGGTAGATCGTCAGCCCGAACACGTAGCAGGCGACGCCGACGAGGACGACGGCACCGACGACGGCCTCCGCAAGGGGGGTGCC
It includes:
- a CDS encoding glutamate--tRNA ligase, whose translation is MDDDIRERVEREAEKHALFNALEHGSDAAVGPIMGPLMGENPDFRQYGDEIAGVVAPVVSRVNGLDADEQAARLQELDEELYEELMAEEEEDDQILPDLPNAEEYDEIRMRAAPNPNGPWHLGHARMPSVMGTYTEEIYDGHFIVRFDDTDPETKRPDLDAYDAILDDIDYLGFTPDEVLKASDRVETYYEHARNLIDEGGAYTCSCSGETFSNLKNDAEACPHRDKDVETVHEEFEDMVAGEYSSGEMVLRVKTDIEHKNPALRDWVAFRMVDTPHPREVAADYRCWPMLDFQSGIDDHLTGVTHIIRGIDLQDSAKRQRFVYDYFGWDYPEVLHWGHVQIDAYDVKMSTSTIIEKIENGTLDGWDDPRAPTIASVRRRGIRGQALVDAMLELGLSTSDVDLAMSTVYSNNRELIDDDADRRFFVRDGVEVPISGGPEVANPPLHPDHEDRGDRDIPVGDAVLVEEQDLPEAGGKVWLKGFGPVEHVDGGFVHTDDDLEVVKSGDVDVIHWVPAAESVPLRLRTMTGDEVGRAEPGYADYDADEMLQFERVGFVRVDEQNEDSESVAYFAHP